The following are encoded together in the Rhinopithecus roxellana isolate Shanxi Qingling chromosome 5, ASM756505v1, whole genome shotgun sequence genome:
- the LOC104674154 gene encoding bcl-2-like protein 2 isoform X2 codes for MATPASAPDTRALVADFVGYKLRQKGYVCGAGPGEGPAADPLHQAMRAAGDEFETRFRRTFSDLAAQLHVTPGSAQQRFTQVSDELFQGGPNWGRLVAFFVFGAALCAESVNKEMEPLVGQVQEWMVAYLETRLADWIHSSGGWAEFTALYGDGALEEARRLREGNWASVRTVLTGAVALGALVTVGAFFASK; via the exons ATGGCGACCCCAGCCTCGGCCCCAGACACACGGGCTCTGGTGGCAGACTTTGTAGGTTataagctgaggcagaagggttaTGTCTGTGGAGCTGGCCCTGGGGAGGGCCCAGCAGCTGACCCGCTGCACCAAGCCATGCGGGCAGCTGGAGATGAGTTCGAGACCCGCTTCCGGCGCACCTTCTCTGATCTGGCGGCTCAGCTGCATGTGACCCCAGGCTCAGCGCAGCAACGCTTCACCCAGGTCTCTGATGAACTTTTCCAAGGGGGCCCCAACTGGGGCCGCCTTGtagccttctttgtctttggGGCTGCACTGTGTGCTGAGAGTGTCAACAAGGAGATGGAACCACTGGTGGGACAAGTGCAGGAGTGGATGGTGGCCTACCTGGAGACGCGGCTGGCTGACTGGATCCACAGCAGTGGGGGCTGG GCGGAGTTCACAGCTCTATACGGGGACGGGGCCCTGGAGGAGGCGCGGCGTCTGCGGGAGGGGAACTGGGCATCAGTGAGGACAGTGCTGACGGGGGCCGTGGCACTGGGGGCCCTGGTAACTGTAGGGGCCTTTTTTGCTAGCAAGTGA